A window from Mesorhizobium sp. WSM2240 encodes these proteins:
- a CDS encoding glutathione S-transferase family protein, whose amino-acid sequence MTTIYGMIDSGNCYKPRLLMAKLGRPFTHVEVSSHVGATRSPEYLAKNPNGMVPLLELDDGRLLAESNAILIYLAEGTRFLPADRYHRGLAYQWLFFEQYSHEPYIAVRKAILTFPERAKDATPERLELTLTRGNKALGVMEKQLSQTPFFAGDEMSIADIALYAYTHDAHKGGFDLGAYPAVSAWLERVRADPGHVPEEWLP is encoded by the coding sequence ATGACCACAATCTATGGAATGATCGACAGCGGCAATTGCTACAAGCCGCGGCTTCTGATGGCCAAGCTCGGCCGGCCTTTCACGCATGTAGAAGTCAGTTCGCATGTCGGGGCCACGCGTTCGCCTGAATACCTGGCGAAGAACCCGAACGGCATGGTGCCGCTGCTCGAACTGGACGATGGAAGGCTGCTCGCCGAATCCAACGCCATCCTGATCTATCTTGCCGAGGGCACCCGCTTCCTGCCGGCCGACCGCTATCACCGCGGCCTCGCCTATCAGTGGCTGTTCTTCGAGCAATACAGCCACGAGCCCTATATCGCGGTGCGCAAGGCGATCCTGACCTTTCCCGAGCGCGCCAAGGACGCCACGCCCGAGCGTCTCGAACTGACCCTGACGCGCGGCAACAAGGCGCTGGGCGTCATGGAAAAACAATTGTCGCAGACGCCGTTCTTCGCCGGCGACGAGATGAGCATCGCCGACATCGCTCTCTATGCCTACACGCACGACGCTCACAAGGGAGGTTTTGATCTCGGCGCCTATCCGGCGGTCTCGGCCTGGCTCGAACGGGTGAGGGCGGATCCGGGGCATGTGCCCGAGGAATGGCTGCCTTAG
- a CDS encoding helix-turn-helix domain-containing protein yields MDRKPDEATEAAWIGLARAGRVATASIEARLKAAGLPPLSWYDALWELERAGEAGLRPFELERALLFEQYNLSRLADRLEKAGLVERRAVEADRRGQMLAVTPAGRDLRRRMWAVYAPAIQAAVGDRLGAGEAAALAALLGKLV; encoded by the coding sequence ATGGACAGGAAACCGGACGAGGCGACCGAAGCGGCGTGGATCGGGCTTGCGCGGGCAGGCCGCGTGGCCACGGCAAGTATCGAGGCGCGGCTGAAGGCGGCCGGCCTGCCGCCGCTTTCCTGGTATGACGCGCTGTGGGAGCTGGAGCGGGCGGGCGAGGCGGGGCTGAGGCCGTTCGAGCTCGAACGCGCACTGCTCTTCGAACAATACAATCTTTCCCGGCTGGCCGACCGGCTGGAAAAGGCGGGACTGGTCGAGCGCCGGGCAGTGGAAGCCGACCGGCGGGGGCAGATGCTCGCCGTCACGCCGGCCGGGCGGGATCTGCGCCGCCGCATGTGGGCGGTGTACGCGCCGGCGATCCAGGCTGCGGTCGGCGACCGGCTGGGGGCCGGGGAGGCGGCGGCGCTCGCGGCATTGCTTGGAAAGCTGGTGTGA
- a CDS encoding serine hydrolase — protein MTRRAAFLLALLLLFAPAASAQQAAPPEPASLDSVLDRAEALEPLETVIVAQGGKILAERGYRGNSTEQPTNIKSASKTIVSALVGIAIDKGVLKGVDQKIAPILRPHLPENPDPRIHDITISHLLSMQAGLGRTSGPNYGRWVSSRDWVRAALAMPFDDEPGGNMLYSTGSTHLLSAVLTRAAGRSTLQLARDWLGPLEDFSIAAWERDPQGFYLGGNQMAMSPRSLLAFGELYRNGGRTAEGKKLISADWIETSWRPRTNSRYTGDGYGYGWFLRTIGGQDVRYAWGYGGQMLYIAPELGLTVVMTSEEDNPSARNGHRDDLHALLAEIIGAVEAGEQAGDAGTAREG, from the coding sequence ATGACCAGACGCGCAGCCTTCCTTCTCGCCCTTCTCCTCCTCTTCGCGCCCGCTGCATCCGCGCAGCAGGCCGCGCCGCCGGAGCCGGCGTCGCTCGATTCCGTGCTCGACCGGGCGGAGGCGCTCGAGCCGCTGGAGACAGTGATCGTGGCGCAGGGCGGAAAGATCCTCGCCGAGCGCGGCTACCGCGGCAATTCGACGGAGCAGCCCACCAACATCAAGTCGGCGTCGAAGACGATCGTCTCGGCGCTGGTCGGCATCGCGATCGACAAGGGCGTGCTCAAGGGCGTCGACCAGAAGATAGCGCCTATCCTGCGGCCGCATCTGCCGGAAAACCCTGACCCGCGCATCCACGACATCACCATCAGCCATCTGCTCTCGATGCAGGCGGGGCTGGGGCGCACCTCCGGGCCGAATTACGGGCGCTGGGTGTCGAGCCGCGACTGGGTGCGCGCCGCGCTCGCCATGCCGTTCGACGATGAGCCCGGCGGCAACATGCTCTATTCGACCGGCTCGACGCATCTTCTGTCGGCGGTACTGACGCGCGCAGCCGGCCGTTCGACGCTCCAGCTTGCACGCGACTGGCTCGGCCCGCTCGAGGATTTCTCGATCGCCGCCTGGGAACGCGACCCGCAGGGTTTTTATCTCGGCGGCAACCAGATGGCGATGAGCCCGCGCTCGCTGCTGGCCTTCGGCGAGCTCTACCGCAATGGCGGACGGACCGCGGAGGGCAAGAAGCTTATTTCGGCTGACTGGATCGAGACCTCGTGGCGGCCGCGCACCAATTCGCGCTACACCGGCGACGGCTACGGCTATGGCTGGTTCCTGCGCACGATCGGCGGGCAGGACGTGCGCTATGCCTGGGGCTATGGCGGGCAGATGCTCTACATCGCGCCGGAGCTCGGCCTGACCGTCGTCATGACGTCCGAGGAGGACAACCCTTCGGCGCGCAATGGCCACCGCGACGATCTGCATGCGCTGCTTGCCGAGATCATCGGCGCGGTGGAGGCGGGCGAGCAGGCCGGGGATGCCGGCACCGCGAGGGAGGGGTAG
- a CDS encoding lytic transglycosylase domain-containing protein, with the protein MPAFHRILIVLTALSPLLAAGCTTSSDMGAQLSMAPGEEVSLPESVSILPASADAESGPDAGVVMAALPGEDSEQQDLQPSAFARIDAPAVNFGQAAVGPRSPELDALITRYAAYYEVPVELVRRVVKRESNFRPAARNGPYWGLMQIRHDTARGMGYKGGASGLLDAETNLKYAVKYLRGAYITAGGDHDRSVRLYASGYYYDAKRRGLLDETGLGKDRRRRRGV; encoded by the coding sequence TTGCCTGCTTTCCACCGGATTTTAATCGTGCTGACGGCATTATCGCCGCTCCTGGCCGCGGGCTGCACCACCAGCAGCGATATGGGCGCGCAGCTTTCCATGGCGCCCGGCGAGGAAGTCAGCCTGCCCGAAAGCGTCTCCATTCTCCCTGCTTCCGCGGATGCGGAGTCCGGGCCCGATGCGGGCGTAGTGATGGCCGCGCTGCCCGGCGAGGATAGCGAACAACAGGATCTCCAGCCCAGCGCCTTTGCCCGTATCGATGCGCCCGCCGTCAATTTCGGCCAGGCGGCTGTCGGGCCCCGCAGTCCGGAACTCGACGCGCTGATCACCCGCTATGCCGCTTATTACGAGGTGCCGGTCGAACTGGTCCGCCGTGTGGTCAAGCGCGAGAGCAATTTCCGCCCTGCCGCCCGCAACGGCCCCTATTGGGGCCTGATGCAGATCCGTCACGATACGGCGCGCGGCATGGGCTATAAGGGTGGGGCCAGCGGCCTGCTCGACGCCGAGACCAATCTGAAATACGCCGTCAAATATCTGCGCGGGGCCTATATCACCGCCGGCGGCGACCACGACCGCTCGGTACGGCTCTACGCCAGCGGCTATTACTACGACGCCAAGCGACGGGGCCTGCTCGACGAGACGGGGCTCGGCAAGGACCGCCGCCGCCGGCGCGGCGTGTAA
- a CDS encoding methylated-DNA--[protein]-cysteine S-methyltransferase produces MPETAQQTSTYTLFETAIGWIGIAWSEAGLTRLQLPERSEAATERRLLAVIASDGGPSPQRAVGDLPAAMAALIDALLRYAAGEPVDFSDVPVDLAGVDPFRRAIYDAARKLGFGDTATYGGLAAAAGHGGLARETGQALGRNPVPVVVPCHRIVAAGGKLGGFSAPGGATTKERLLAMEGVRVGPPPPAQASFGF; encoded by the coding sequence ATGCCTGAAACTGCACAGCAAACCTCGACCTACACTCTGTTCGAAACCGCTATCGGCTGGATCGGCATCGCCTGGAGCGAGGCCGGCCTGACCCGGCTGCAGCTTCCCGAGCGCAGCGAGGCCGCCACCGAACGGCGGCTGCTCGCCGTGATCGCTTCGGACGGCGGCCCCTCCCCGCAGCGCGCCGTCGGCGACCTGCCCGCTGCGATGGCCGCGCTCATTGACGCCTTGCTGCGTTACGCAGCCGGCGAGCCGGTCGACTTCAGCGATGTTCCCGTCGACCTCGCCGGCGTCGATCCGTTCCGCCGCGCCATCTACGATGCGGCGCGAAAGCTAGGCTTCGGCGACACCGCGACGTATGGCGGCCTCGCTGCCGCGGCAGGCCATGGCGGACTGGCACGCGAGACCGGCCAGGCGCTCGGCCGCAACCCGGTTCCCGTAGTCGTTCCCTGCCACCGCATCGTCGCCGCCGGCGGCAAGCTCGGCGGGTTCTCGGCGCCGGGCGGCGCGACGACCAAGGAGCGACTGCTCGCCATGGAAGGCGTGCGGGTCGGCCCTCCGCCGCCAGCGCAGGCCTCGTTCGGGTTCTGA
- a CDS encoding cold-shock protein, which yields MATGTVKWFNGTKGFGFIQPDNGGADVFVHISAVERAGMSNLVEGQKINFEIEQDRRTGKSSAGSLSKAG from the coding sequence ATGGCAACTGGTACCGTAAAGTGGTTCAATGGAACCAAGGGTTTCGGCTTCATCCAGCCTGACAATGGCGGCGCGGACGTTTTCGTCCACATCTCCGCTGTCGAACGCGCTGGCATGTCGAACCTCGTTGAAGGTCAGAAGATCAACTTCGAGATCGAGCAGGACCGCCGCACCGGCAAGTCCTCGGCCGGCAGCCTCAGCAAGGCAGGCTGA
- a CDS encoding EAL domain-containing protein: MTDPENNPPDLDRALFVDEIGIETGIYGNYRLKTAHQPIFRREGAELIPFAVEARVVPFRGGSAIAPAEFFEKTPQADRAFVEALCRTLHLRNHRNIGIDEPERFELYLTIDPHHDGWDAPDGAAHSISALAGEAGIPAGMIMCEILDAVTLDTEALAALSGELRDRGMRVSIAEFRVGQSAIDRVTQIEPDVIKIDGAWFRDVQESSETAQLFPAVINAFQGLGAKLLVQGIETPAELEGALDAGADYLQGMLLSPPALAGSALNENPQPIEALLRRGGKVVNLGRNHHRR, encoded by the coding sequence ATGACCGACCCCGAGAACAATCCGCCGGATCTGGACCGGGCGCTCTTTGTCGACGAGATCGGCATCGAAACCGGCATCTACGGGAATTATCGCCTGAAAACCGCCCACCAGCCGATCTTCAGGCGCGAAGGCGCGGAGCTTATACCTTTCGCGGTCGAGGCGCGCGTGGTGCCTTTTCGCGGGGGAAGCGCCATCGCGCCCGCCGAGTTCTTCGAGAAGACGCCGCAAGCCGACCGGGCCTTCGTGGAAGCCCTGTGCCGGACCCTGCATCTGCGCAACCACCGCAATATCGGCATAGACGAACCCGAGCGCTTCGAACTCTATCTGACCATCGATCCGCATCATGACGGCTGGGACGCTCCAGATGGCGCGGCCCACTCGATTTCCGCACTCGCCGGGGAAGCGGGCATCCCGGCCGGCATGATCATGTGCGAAATCCTCGACGCTGTTACGCTGGATACCGAGGCGCTGGCGGCGTTGAGCGGAGAATTGCGTGACCGCGGCATGCGCGTCTCGATCGCGGAGTTTCGCGTCGGCCAGTCGGCGATCGACCGCGTCACCCAGATCGAGCCCGACGTCATCAAGATCGACGGAGCATGGTTCCGCGACGTGCAGGAGAGTTCCGAGACGGCCCAGCTGTTTCCCGCGGTCATCAACGCCTTTCAGGGTCTTGGCGCCAAGCTGCTGGTGCAGGGCATCGAAACGCCAGCCGAGCTGGAAGGGGCGCTGGATGCAGGCGCCGACTACCTGCAGGGCATGCTGCTTTCGCCGCCCGCACTGGCGGGTTCGGCATTGAACGAGAACCCGCAGCCGATCGAGGCGCTGCTCCGCCGGGGAGGCAAGGTCGTCAACCTCGGCAGGAACCATCACCGGCGTTGA